From Haloarcula sp. CBA1127, a single genomic window includes:
- a CDS encoding PGF-CTERM-anchored ABC transporter substrate-binding protein, translating to MRRLSLVFVSVLLVGSFAGVTPASATAATQAEGCSFPVTVTDATGTEVTLEERPERVTTTNPSAAQTMWEIGGRSQVVGLTQYASYLDGAENRTNVSASFGVNVERVVSTNPDLVIAPNASAGDVAPLRQAGLTVYHLPAATTIEDIRTKTTTIGRLTGNCEGASEANAWMDANVDAVRQVTADAEDRPTALYPLGGGYVAAGNTFVTSLIELAGAENVAARNHTQYPQLSDEVILQLDPDVLFVTENTATVAETEPYASTTAGETNSTVAVQVRNINQPAPRSVVSFAHNATAQLYPDRYDADSYVPRSAVMPAETKTSEPTPADHTPSTDQSTTDASGPGFTAVGALVALLALVCTQQVRRRRP from the coding sequence ATGCGACGACTTTCTCTCGTATTCGTCTCTGTCTTGCTTGTCGGCTCGTTCGCGGGTGTCACTCCAGCTTCAGCAACAGCAGCCACACAGGCGGAGGGCTGCTCGTTTCCGGTCACGGTGACCGACGCGACCGGGACCGAGGTCACCCTCGAGGAACGCCCGGAGCGGGTCACGACGACCAACCCTTCGGCTGCCCAGACGATGTGGGAGATCGGTGGCCGCTCCCAAGTGGTCGGGCTCACCCAGTATGCAAGCTATCTGGACGGCGCTGAGAACCGAACGAACGTCTCCGCGAGCTTCGGTGTCAACGTCGAGCGTGTCGTCAGCACGAACCCGGACCTCGTGATCGCACCGAACGCCAGCGCCGGCGACGTGGCCCCGCTCCGACAGGCCGGGCTCACTGTCTATCACCTCCCCGCCGCGACAACTATCGAGGATATCCGAACAAAGACAACGACTATCGGACGCCTGACCGGTAACTGCGAGGGTGCGAGCGAAGCGAACGCCTGGATGGACGCAAACGTCGATGCCGTCCGGCAGGTCACCGCGGACGCCGAAGACAGACCGACGGCGCTGTACCCGCTGGGCGGAGGGTACGTGGCGGCGGGCAACACCTTCGTCACGTCGCTCATCGAACTCGCGGGCGCGGAGAACGTTGCGGCCCGCAACCACACCCAGTATCCACAGCTCAGCGACGAGGTCATCCTCCAGCTCGACCCGGATGTCCTCTTCGTCACCGAGAACACAGCGACCGTTGCGGAGACAGAACCCTACGCCAGCACGACCGCAGGCGAGACCAATTCGACGGTCGCCGTACAGGTCCGGAACATCAACCAGCCCGCCCCGCGGAGCGTAGTTTCGTTCGCACATAATGCCACTGCACAGCTCTATCCGGACCGCTACGACGCCGACAGCTACGTCCCACGGTCGGCGGTGATGCCGGCCGAGACCAAAACGAGCGAGCCCACGCCCGCGGACCACACGCCAAGCACTGACCAGTCCACGACCGACGCCAGTGGCCCCGGATTCACGGCTGTTGGGGCACTTGTCGCGCTGCTGGCGCTGGTCTGCACACAGCAGGTTCGCCGCCGGAGGCCATAG